In the Rhizobium sp. SSA_523 genome, GATCCGTCTGGACCTGGCTCAGAACGCAGCCGACGACGCCGTTCTGGCCGCGGCAGGCGACGGTCCATTGCCCATGCGGCTCGAAAAAGGACCCCGTGCCGCCGGGCAGCTGCGCCGCCGAGAGCCTATGGCAAGATAGAGGAGCGACCAGACAGGCCATCGCGAGGAGCGAGATGGAAGAGGCCTCTCGCAGCCTTGCTTTATTCGGGTTGCGCGGGCGTAATCCGATTTCGGCCAGGCCGATCCGACCACGCCGCAGGCGGGACAGCATCCGCCCGATCCCGGAACGTCGCCGCTTCAGTGCAGCGGCTGAAGACAGGATGGAGAAGCCGGTCCTTGTCGTCACACTCTCCTCCCTTTCCGCACCAGAGACATTGCGCGATCGATATCGCGCAGAACGCCGCACGGCAACCATCTTCCGCCTCCCCGCCCTCTTCAAGATTTCGAGAGACGGGCCGGGCTATCGGCAGTCTCGTCAGATAGAGATGCCGACGATGCTCCTTGACCGCAAAAAAGATTCCAGGTGTGGATGAAGCCTTCTCATGACGCGCCATGCCCGTACATCTGCGCTTTTCGAGGAGGCCCGGGCCGGATGTGACACGAACCATAGGCAAAAGGTGCGATCGCAATGGGTGGAAGTCTCGCCTCGACTTTCCGCTTGGCATCCGCCGGCACAGGTGGCTCCAGCCTCACCCCCGCCCAAAGCTTCGCAATCCTGCTGTTCAATGCCGCAGATGGAGTTCCGAGCAAACCGGCCTGGCCTTGATCGTAAGGGGGCTTCTGGAACGTGCCTCAGCCGAATGCCGTGATTACGAGCCAATGTAGAGGATTGCATGGCTTACCTATCCGCCCCTGCCGCGAGCTATAGAAACGCAAAAAGCCCCGCGAAGGGGGCTTTATTGGGATCGCAGGGATCGTTGGTTGCGGGGGCCTGATTGCGCAGAGACTTGCCAATTCAGAGCGCCTTCGTGATGTAGAATCCGGTTCGCAACATAATACATCGCCCGGCAAACTGGAAACGACAGTCGATCGATCTGAAGGACCGTATTGCGCCCCAATTTCGGTCGTAAGTCCCCAGCTTATGTGATCCCAAAAGCGGACATGACATCGACGATGCCTCCTGATGACATACCCTCGACTCCAATGGCTGTGCGACTACGACACTAGAGCCTTGAGGACGCTGAGTTGCCGCAAGCGAGAAAGGCTTGCGACGGGCTGCTCCGTAAACACTGGCAGTACGCCTTTCGCTTGCTGAAGCGTGGAAGTTCGCCTTAAGCTCGAATAACTACATTGGCGACGATTCGGGGGGTGAGGTATGACGATCTCCAAAATTCACATCGAAAATATTCGCGGTTTCGAAAAGGTGAGTTTGACGGTCAATCTTCGCCCAAATTGCACTAACATCCTTGTTGCCCCAAATGGCTTTGGCAAGAGCAGCATATCTACTGCGTTTAACTGCGCTAGAGGCAGCAAGCTCAATATTGACGAAAAAGACAAGCATAAGAAAAAAGATGCGGCGGTATCACGTCTTTCCATTGAGTGCGACGGGAAGACGCTGCATGCAAATTCAAACTTGAATGAAATATCCGGCGAATTCGATATTCATGTCATTAAGTCAAACATCGAACCGAAAGCTAAACTTCCAAAAATAAATGGCGTCACAATTGCTAAGCCGTACCTAGAGATTCCGTCACTTGACCTTGGGCCTATGTTTGAAAAAGAAAAAATAAATTTTGATATAAATAATTACAAGCCGTTATTCGGGGATAATTCAAAAGTTGTCCCTAATCTATCTACCCGTTGCGACGACGAGCTTCTCAGAAGCGAATTACTTAGCGTGATCACCTCTATTGACAAGCTTAAGCAAAAAAAATCTTCTGACCTGTTCGAAGAAATGATCGAGATGGTAAAGGGTCTAGAGGGAACAAAAGCATCAATTAGCGACAAGGTCGCAGCCGAATACGCTCGGAAATTTGATGAACTGCCGTATCTCAAGGCGGTCTTTGATCTGGTGATGAAGCACGGGCAAGGGAACACTTGGCTTGATAGCGCCATCATATGCTACATACTGAAGGACCTGAGCGGGTCCGACAGGCCAAACCTGAAGAAATGGTTGCAGTACGCCGTCTATTCCCGACGCCTCAAATCTTTGAAAGATTTCATCGGAGACATAAATGGAGCTTGGGTAACTGCTGAAATAAAAGAAACCAAAGGTCGCGTCCTAGTCGCTTTCCCCGACGCCTCATCGCTCTCAAATGGGCAGCGCGATCTTCTGTACTTCGGCTGCAATTTGCTACGAACGCGCGAGACAACTAGCACGAGACCCTGCATCCTGTTGATAGATGAAGTCTTCGATTATCTTGATGACGCGAACATCGTTGTTGCTCAATATTTTATGAGCAAGTTAATCGACACGTATCGAGCAGAGGGTAGGCAGATTTACATTTGTCTACTGACCCACTTAGACCCGGTGTATTTCAAAGGCTACGCGCTTAAGCGCCAGCAGACCGTATACCTTGGAGACACCACGCAGAAAATTAGTGAAACTATGCGGAAGGTCATCGTGCACCGAGACGATACATGTTGGGCGGCAGACCTTTCTCGACACTTCCTTCATTATCATCCCGATGACTGTGATATCTCGGAGATATTCAACTCCACATACGGAATACCCAAGAAACACGGCAAAAGTCACGGCTTCTACGCGTTTTTGAAGGAAGAATGGGACAAGTGTGTTGCTGGCGGCGGAAGCTACGATCCTTTCGCAGTTTGTGCCTATGTCCGAGTGCAGATCGAGCGATGCACTTACTCTAAAATCCAGAATCAACCGGAGCGAGAGAGGTTTCTGCTCGAGTGTAATGGCACTGCAAACAAACTAGAGTTTGCAGAGTCTATAGGTATTCTCGTCCCGGAAGCATGCCTTCTGCTAGGAGTGGTGTACAACGACGCCCTGCATCGAAAGGGCGCAATCGATCAGTCTTCTACCATCGCTCTTAAACTCAGAAATTTAGGGCTTCAAAGCATGATGAAGCAAGCGATCAACTGGTAGAACTGGACAAGGATGTGAGATTTTGCCTCCGAAAGAGAAATACCTTTCATGTCAGATTACAGTCAAAAAGGTGATGACCCCGAATATAGCCTGAGTGCTGCATTTTGGGAAAAAGGGCAAGCTTTGGGCTTTCCTATCCAGTTTGACCTCGTGCTCAAGCATCTGCGGCAGGACATGAGGGACGACTGGTACTTCGACTGTCTGCAATATGACGACCTATTCAAGAATCCGGACGAGGCCAAACACATCGTTCTGTCCCTGCTGCAGGAATGGAACGGTGTGTACTTGGGCACGCGCAGCGTTGTGCGTAACATTCCTAAGAAGGGTTATGGAGAACGTTACGGTCTTGAGACCGACTTCTTTGATCGTTTCGTCTATCAGGCGATCTGCACATTCCTTATCCCCTACTATGACAGTCTGCTGAGCCACCGAGTGCTCAGCTACCGCTACGATCCTGCGCCGCAGAGCTCCAAATACTTGTTCAAGAATAAGATCGACCGATGGTTCACATTTGAGGGCGTAACTCTGACATTCGCCCGCTCGAACCGGCACCTGCTGGTGACCGATCTTAGCAACTTTTTCGAGAACATTTCGCGAGCACAAATTATCGCAGCCTTGGAGAGGGCTATCCCAGAGATCGTAGCGACCGGCCCTGAGAAGCTCCATATTCGCAATGCTATCAGTACATTAGACAGGCTTCTGGGACAATGGACGTTCAGCCGCGACCATGGCCTACCACAGAACCGGGACGCATCTTCTTTCCTTTCCAACATCCTGCTCTCATCCGTTGACTGCGAAATGGCCAAGAAGGGTTACGATTATTACAGATACGTGGATGACATTCGCGTTTTGGCTGACTCAGAGATCCACGCGCGCCGCGCACTTCAGGACATTATCAGGGAGTTACGGAAAGTCGGCTTGAACATCAACGCTAGCAAGACCGAGATATTGCCGCCTGACGTTCCACAAGAGAAGTTGGTGGCCTATTTCCCTTCGCAAGACAGCGCGACCACCGCCATTAATCAGATGTGGCAATCTCGGAGCCGCAGAATTGTGACCCGATCTGTCGAATACATATTCGGTATCCTGAACAGTTGCATCGAAGCTGGGGACACTCAGACGCGACAGTTCCGCTTCGCGGTGAACCGCGTGGCCCAGATTGTGGAGTCTGGTCTCTTCGACGTCGGCGACGCACTATCAGCTACGCTGCTCGATACGCTTTCCCGATCGCTTTCGGAACATGCTGTATCCACAGATCAATACTGTCGGCTTATTTCAACGCTTGACCGAGACGGCCAGTGCCTTCCAGCTCTGGAGGAGTTTCTGCTGGCGGACGAACGAGCCATCCACGATTGGCAGAACTACAATATTTGGATGCTGCTTGGATCGAGGAGACACCGATCGGATAGATTGGTTGACCTCGCGGCTAGGAAGCTCCTCGAGGACATTAGGACCGGCGAGGCCGCTGCCATTTTAATCTGGCTGCGGTGTGTCAATGAGACGGAACTTATCCGCGGCTGTATCGAAAAGTTCAACGAACTGCCATATCAGAACGCCCGCTACCTCTTGATCGCTTCCTCGGTGCTTCACAAAGAGGACCTCAAGCCTCTACACGGCCATGTGCCGATCTACCTCAAAGGCACAGGGCCAAGGGCCGAGCGCCACACTAGCGAGGACGGTCTTCCCTTTGCAAAACGGGAGGCGCCCGATCTGCTGAACCTTGTCAACGAGGTCAGTGAGTATGATTGACCAACCTTGGAAACTGCTCCTCTTCATGAAAGACTTTACTGGGCGGGGCGCAGACTGTTTCTACTGGTTCGAAGACGGAAGGCTGCTCGAAACTCACGCGCAGGACGTCGTCAAATTCTCCGGCGCCATAGTCTGTCATGATTTCTGGATGATACGTGATGCGCTTTTCGATAAGACAGGAGCGGTCCCAAGTACTGTCGTTGACCTAGACGAATTCCGAATATCCACCAGTGGAAACCCTGAAGACCGTCTGACACGCGAGAAGCAAGACGTAACCGCTGTTTTTGAACAGTATGGTGCCGAGCAGGAGGTATGCTCCGCTTACAAGCGGATGTTCAATAAGGGGATACCGTTCGACGCAGAAATTGCGTCCAAGGCAGCGGCGGCGCTTGAACAAATGTATCTTGCCTTACTTGAACGCGCGAAGGTTGCAGGCGAAGCGGAACGCTTCTTTACCATTGAAGTACCAGTCTACCGGCTCCTTCAAAGCGCGATGGCCGTTGGTATCTTTATCAACAGGCAACGATTGTCGCAGATGCGCGCCGAGGCGGAACACGACTACTTCATATGCCTCAAGGATTACTCTGCGAAGCACGACATGCCGCTGGAAAATCCGAGCAGATCGGCGTTGGAGGAAAAGCTGCGTTCGGATGGGTTCGAACTGGACGATGTTTCTATTGAATATCTCCTCGAGTACGTACCGCACCAACGGGACTTTGGGAGCGACACCATAGCCTTGCAGGCGGCGGACGCCGCACGGCGCGTGCTGGGGTCGCTTACCCTGTCGACCACCATCATGCGGCCGGTGTTGGATGTATTTGGTTCCCGCACCTCGCGCATCCATTTGCGCAGCCCCAGTCTACAGAATATTTCAAAGAAGTATCGCGGCATCATCGCCGCGCGCGAGGGCTATCAGTTGAGCTACGTGGACTTCGACCAGTACGAGGTCGGGATCATGGCGGCGCTCTCAAAGGATTGCGAGCTGATGAAGCTCTACGCCGCAGGTGATATGTATGACCTTTTCGCTACCACGCATCTCGGGCTCTCAGGGAACAGGAAGGCTGCCAAGCAGCTCTTTCTGTCCTACGCCTATGGGATGAGCAAGAAGGCGCTGATCGACGCAGCGGTTTCGCTTGGCGTAGATCGGCCTCGAGCCAAGACTGCTTTCGGACTATTCGCGCAGTACGAGTCCTGGAAGAGGTCGGTCTGGGCCGATTTCCAAGCCAATGGACGTGTAGCGACCTTGCTCGGCAACCATTATCTACGCGAGCGCGGCGGTCCGCTGACAGCTAAAGAACAACGATCTGCTGTCAGCCAAGTCGTTCAGGGGACCGCATCCCTTATCTTCAAGAGGGCACTGCTAGACGTTGGCGAATTGGATGACGTCATCATCGTCCTTCCAATGCACGACGCGCTACTCTTCGAGCATAGGTCGGCAGATAAGCCCAGGGAAGTCGTGATGGCTTTTGAAAACGCGATGACGACAACACTGGGAGGCGTGGTGAGAGGCAAGGCTTCTGTTGGCAGTTTCGCAACCGACTGAACGGGCACCAACCCCAAGTTGGCCTCGCGGAGGTGTCCGCTTTTGAGAGCAGTGGGCAAGGTTATGGTGGCTGTCGCCATGGGCGCGATGCAGATGTTGTTTGCATCGCGTGCTTGAGGCTGCCGTCGGCCGGAGACGGCCGGGCGTGCCTTGGTGCAGAGCGTCGGCTTGGCCCGCTTTGGTGCCAAAACCCGCCGGTCCGTTCCCGGCCCCATTGCGGAAATTATTTCCGGCATAACCCATGCCGCCAAGCGCTGAGCGTAGAGTTTTGTTTAATCTGCTGACTCCGATCTGAAATAAATGATGTGATACCCGCAAAGCGGCCGTGGAGACGACCACCTTCGCCTCCAACAAGTTCGTCTTCTGACCAGAAGATCTCCTGGACCTACAGTCATTAAAAACGCACGAGGAAAACAATATATCATGGATGAGATTAACATGGCAGATTGTGACAAATTTACGAAAAATAATTCTAGCTCCTAAAGCCAGAACAAAAGCAAAATCTTCCATAATAGCGGGCTAGATCGGCTAATTTTATAGTCGATTCTTGTTTCGATGGCGGCTCCGGCGACATCCTCTTCAATCGTTCAGACGTCAGGTCGGAAAAAGCTTGCCTCTAACGAAAGCACTCAGACTCATCACAACAAGAAGCGCAATCGCTAGGTTGACGGAGACGAAGATCGGAAAGGCTAGGTCAGCGACAATGCCCGCGTCACCTCGATCGGCCATGCGGATCATTGCTGTCGCCAGCGCCGTCAGGCCGAAAGAATAGGCCCAGTAGGCTGCGGTGAAGGGCTGGTGCATGACCCATGGCAGTGTTCTGATCATCAGCAGCAGTTGCAAAAGCGCGTAACCGAGCATGGCATGAGCCAGCATGTCGGGCGCCCCCGAAGTCGCGCTGAGATAGGCAACGGCGCCCACCGCCGGAGGGGCGAGCTGAATACCGATCGTCGGGCGCAACGGCTCCGCAAGGCTTGGCGCCGTCAGCAGGCGGTTCAGAAGCACCGATTCAATCGCGAGCCAGGAAAAGAACCCCGCACCGAACGCCAGTTGGGCGATGTCAGAATAACCCAGTGGCGCACCTGCGATGGCAACGACATAGGAGCCCGCAACGGTCGGCAGATAAAGAACCGCCGTTGTTGCGGTCGGCTCGCGCCCACCCGCCCACAGGCCACCAGTACGCCACACCGCAAAGAGCACCGTCCACACTGCGCCAAACCAGAAAAGCAAATGGGCGACATTGCTGGAGTATGGCAGGCAAAGCGCCGCTACCAGCATCGTCGAGACGCCGATCAGACCTACAAAACAGCAGTGGACCGGGTGTTCAATTTCAGACAGTGCCTTCTGGCGCAGGTAGAACCATTTCCAAGCATAGCCGATCAGTAGCAGAATCCAGACTGCGATCGCGAACAGGGCGATCGATTGTCCCGCGAGCGCGGGAACATGCCAGAGATGCTCCGCTGCACGCCAGGCATTTGCCATGCCACCCAATCCGAGGACGATGCCGAAGGCGGCGGCCGGAATAACGGGGATGGCGATCGTGGCGGGCTCATCAGGCGGCTTCGCGTCGGTGGATGGGATCAGGTTCACGGCTGCTCTCCAGGACTTTCGAGAGGCATTAGCCGAACCGGACGTTCCATGATTGGACGATCGTGCCCTTCGGCGATCCGCGCAGCACCCGTCATCCCAAGGAGCGGATTCGACAATCCGTCGATCGGACATAGCTTTATCGAGACCGGACGCTTGCCGCAGGAGGATGAAATGTCGAACGCAAATGCTAAGCAGTCGGGAACGTTCAGGATCGGTGGTGACCTTGAGGTCAATCGCTTGGGTTATGGTGCCATGCGCATCACCGGGCGCGGCATCTGGGGAGAGCCCGCAAACCGCGCCGGCGCGCTGGAGACCCTGCGTCGATTGCCGGAACTTAGTGTCAATTTCATCGATACGGCCAATTCCTATGGCCCTGACATCTCGGAGCAACTGATCCGCGAAGCTCTGTACCCTTATGATGGGCTGGTGATCGTAACCAAGGCAGGACTCGTTCGGACGGGGCCAGATGCTTGGCATCCTCTGGGGCGCCCAGAGTATCTCATCCAGGAAGCCTATCGCAGCGCGTGGAAGCTAGGGGTCGAGCAGATCGGCCTCTGGCAACTGCACCGCATTGATCCGCGCGTGCCGCGAGACGAACAGTTCGATGCCATCCGTCAGTTACAGTCGGCGGGCATCATCCGCCATGCAGGCCTCAGCGAGGTCACCATCGAGGACATCGAGGCCGCGCGAGAGGTCTTTCCTGTCGCCACCGTACAGAACCGTTTCAATCTTGCCGATCGTGGCAGCGAAGACGTGCTGGATTACTGCGCGGCAAATGGCATCGGCTTCATTCCCTGGTATCCGCTGGCTGCCGGACAACTGACCAAACCGGGATCGATCCTTTCTCAGTTGGCCAATCAGAAAGGTGTATCCGCCAGCCAGATCGCCCTGGCCTGGACGCTGAAGCGCAGTCCCGTCATTCTGCCCATCCCGGGCACATCCCAGGTATCGCATCTGGAAGAGAATGTGGCGGCGGCCGGTGTCGAACTGACCGATGACGAGTTCAGTCAGCTTGACGAGGCCGGTCGTCAGGAATGACGTGGCGGCACGCCCTCCGGCAGTCTCTTCCGTGACATCGCAAGGTCCTGTCGCAGGCATAGCCTGCGGCATGTTGCTGTCGGTTCGAACAGCCGGATCGGCACCGTGCGCTTTCCTTTTTGCGCCCTGATCTTCCTATCAAGCCAGCCGCAGCGGACCTAGGCTGAGGCTCTCCATTGAGGAACGAAGATCATGCACCGCTATCGAATAACATAAGGGCGTTTCGACAGGTTCGCCTTCTCTCGCCCAAGCCACCCCCTCTCCTTCCCGTTTGAAACGGCTGCAACCGTCTTGATCGACGGCTTTGCAGGCAAAAAAGTTTGACTCCATGTCTCCCAATGATACCCCTTTAACCACCCCGATCAGGTCAAGCGGGACCGCCGTAGAGAGCCGCTCGCTTTTGCCGCCTTACTTCCTGGCGCTTGGCACGTTTGCCATCGGCACCGAAGGCTTCATGATCGCCCCACTTCTGCCGACCATTGCGCAGGATCTCGGTATGAGCCTGTCGGCCACCGCGACTCTCGTTGTCGTCTTCACGCTGGTGATGTCGATCAGCTCGCCGATTACCACGGTTATGACCGCAAGCCTGAAGCGTCGGAGCACCCTGCTGGTCGCCATGACGCTGTTTACGGCGGGTAACCTCGTTGCGGCTTTTTCATCCTCCTTCGCCACGCTGATGTTGGCCCGCATCCTGATGGCCATTGCCTCGGGGCTTTATGTTCCGGGTGCCAATTCGCTTGCCGGTGTCATCGTTTCTCCGGAAAAGCGTGGGCGTGCACTTGCGATCGTCAGCGGTGGCATGACGATCGCAATTGCACTCGGCCTGCCGCTGGGTGCCGTGGTCGGCCACACCTTCGGCTGGCGTTCAACATTTCTGGCGGTGGCCCTGATGGGGATCGTCGCGATCCTCGGCATTCTCTCCGGGGTACGCCGCGATGCGGGCTTACAGATTGCGGTTGCCTCGCTGTCCGAACGGGTCGGCGTGATAAGACAACGGCCGGTGCTGCGCCTTCTTGGGGTCACGCTCTTCTGGTCCATCGGCGCCTATACGGCCTATCCCTACGTTGCTCCCTATCTGACGGAGGTTCTGGATTTTGGATCGTCCGGAATTGGCGCGACCGTTTCCATGTGGGGCATTGCAGCAGCCATCGGCGTCACGGTCGGCGGACGCTTGAATGACAGCTTCGGGTCAAACCGGGTGGTGTTTTGGTCTCTCGTTCTGCTGGGGGCATCCTTTGCCACGCTTTCCCTTGCCACGCGGTTGGCGCCCTCCTTGGCGCTGGTGCCGGTGCTTGCGGCAATCGCCGTCTGGGGTTTCAGCGTCTGGTCCTTCTTTCCCGCCCAGATGGCACGCCTGATCGCGGCGGGGCCAGTGTCGCAGGCATCGGTGGCCTTGGCGCTCAATACCTCCACCATGTATCTCGGCTTTTCCATCGGCTCTGCCATGGGTGCCGGCGTCATCGGCACGGGAACGGTCTGGGGCATCGGCGCCATTGCGGCCATTTCGGAGGTGATTTCGATCGGACTGGATCGCAATCATATCCGCAAGGCATAAGGACAGACCCAGGGTTTGCGCCGTGGATAACAGAATGGAGCCAGAGACGCCCTCTCTGGCTCCATCTCCTTTTCAGGGCTCTGGTGATCTGCGGCGACCCCGTACGGGGCAAATGAAGGGGCCGCCACGTTTCCATGGCGACCCTTTCGATCTTTTATCGCTCAGGCGCCCATGGCATCCGCCAGAGGCAGGCTGCGAAACCGTTTCCCGGTTGCGGCAAAGATGGCGTTAGCCAGAGCGCCGGCGGCTGCCGCCGTGGCGGCTTCACCGACACCACCGGGTGCCTCGTTGTTGTGGATCTGGTAGACCTCGACCTTCGGTACTTCATTGATGCGCATGACACGGTAGGTATCGAAATTGGTCTGATCCACAGCGCCATCCGTCAGCGTGATACGATTGAACATGGCAGCACTCAGGCCGAAGATAATGCCACCCTGCATCTGGGCGAGAACCGTGTCCGGGTTGATCGTGATGCCGCAATCTACCGCAATCACCGACCGGATGAGACCAATCGAGCCATCGGCCGCGACGTCGATTTCGAGGATATGAGCGAGATAGCTGCCGAAAGCGAATTGCAGGCTGATACCCTGACCGCGACCTTTGGGCAATTTTTGACCCCAGCCGGCCTTTTCCGCAGCGAGGTTCAAAACGGCAAGCGCCCGTGGATTACGGCCCAACATCCGTCGGCGAAACTCCAGCGGGTCTTGGCGAGTGGCGTTTGCCATCTCATCAACGAAACTCTCGATGACGAAGACATTGTGTGTCGGACCGACGCCACGCCACCAACTCGTGTTCATTCCATCCGGCTCTTGGCGGACGTAATCGGCGAGAACCGCATCTTCGTCATAGGGTGTTTCGGCCGCGCAATCCACGGCATCGGGATCGATCCCATTTTTGAAGGCAGCCGCCGCCCAACGCGCGTAGATGGAAGAACCGGTGACACGGTGCGTGCGGCCCGCGAGCTTGCCGCTATCGTCTAAACCGGCCGCCACACGATCGTAATAATAGGGCCGGTAATAATCGTGGGTCATGTCCTGTTCACGGGTCCAGACCATCTTAACCGGGTAGCGGATATCCTTGAGCAGCTTTGCAGCGATCTCGATGCTGTCGACATCAAGCCTGCGGCCGAAGGCACCGCCCATCAACTGATTGTGGACAACCACCTTCTCCGGCGCAAGCCCGATGGCATCGGCGACGGCTTTCTGCGCCCGCACCGGCACCTGAGTGCCGACCCAAAGCTCTGCGCCATCGGCACGGATGTGCAACGTGCAATTCAGTGGCTCCAGGGGAGCGTGGGACAGGAAGGGTGATTGATAAATGGCCGAAAGCTTCGTCTTCGCCTTTTCAATCGCCGCTTCTGCACTCTTCTCGTTGCGAATGACTACGCCCTGCACCTTGGACGCCTCATCCATCTTGGCGACGATGCTCTCCAATGTCACTGTTCCATTGGGGCCGTTGTCCCAAGTGATAGCAAGCGCATCAAGCCCCTGTTTCGCCGCCCACATATGCTCGGCAATCACGGCGATGGCATCATTACCGGACCGCACGATATCAACCACCCCGGGTATCGCCCGCCCTGCCTTCTCATCCATCGACGCGATCGTACCGCCTTTGACGGGGGACATGGCAAGCGTTGCAAACTTCATTCCCGGCCGGCGGATATCGATGCCATAGATGGCGGCACCGTTCACCTTCGTGGCCGTATCCACGCGCCTGGCGCGGGTGCCGATCAGGCGAAACTCGGAAGGCTCCTTGAGCTTGATGTCCGTCGGTACTGCCTGTG is a window encoding:
- a CDS encoding DNA polymerase, which codes for MIDQPWKLLLFMKDFTGRGADCFYWFEDGRLLETHAQDVVKFSGAIVCHDFWMIRDALFDKTGAVPSTVVDLDEFRISTSGNPEDRLTREKQDVTAVFEQYGAEQEVCSAYKRMFNKGIPFDAEIASKAAAALEQMYLALLERAKVAGEAERFFTIEVPVYRLLQSAMAVGIFINRQRLSQMRAEAEHDYFICLKDYSAKHDMPLENPSRSALEEKLRSDGFELDDVSIEYLLEYVPHQRDFGSDTIALQAADAARRVLGSLTLSTTIMRPVLDVFGSRTSRIHLRSPSLQNISKKYRGIIAAREGYQLSYVDFDQYEVGIMAALSKDCELMKLYAAGDMYDLFATTHLGLSGNRKAAKQLFLSYAYGMSKKALIDAAVSLGVDRPRAKTAFGLFAQYESWKRSVWADFQANGRVATLLGNHYLRERGGPLTAKEQRSAVSQVVQGTASLIFKRALLDVGELDDVIIVLPMHDALLFEHRSADKPREVVMAFENAMTTTLGGVVRGKASVGSFATD
- a CDS encoding aldo/keto reductase; its protein translation is MSNANAKQSGTFRIGGDLEVNRLGYGAMRITGRGIWGEPANRAGALETLRRLPELSVNFIDTANSYGPDISEQLIREALYPYDGLVIVTKAGLVRTGPDAWHPLGRPEYLIQEAYRSAWKLGVEQIGLWQLHRIDPRVPRDEQFDAIRQLQSAGIIRHAGLSEVTIEDIEAAREVFPVATVQNRFNLADRGSEDVLDYCAANGIGFIPWYPLAAGQLTKPGSILSQLANQKGVSASQIALAWTLKRSPVILPIPGTSQVSHLEENVAAAGVELTDDEFSQLDEAGRQE
- a CDS encoding MFS transporter, with protein sequence MPPYFLALGTFAIGTEGFMIAPLLPTIAQDLGMSLSATATLVVVFTLVMSISSPITTVMTASLKRRSTLLVAMTLFTAGNLVAAFSSSFATLMLARILMAIASGLYVPGANSLAGVIVSPEKRGRALAIVSGGMTIAIALGLPLGAVVGHTFGWRSTFLAVALMGIVAILGILSGVRRDAGLQIAVASLSERVGVIRQRPVLRLLGVTLFWSIGAYTAYPYVAPYLTEVLDFGSSGIGATVSMWGIAAAIGVTVGGRLNDSFGSNRVVFWSLVLLGASFATLSLATRLAPSLALVPVLAAIAVWGFSVWSFFPAQMARLIAAGPVSQASVALALNTSTMYLGFSIGSAMGAGVIGTGTVWGIGAIAAISEVISIGLDRNHIRKA
- a CDS encoding molybdopterin cofactor-binding domain-containing protein gives rise to the protein MPHTEVGQGIYTSSAMMMAEELELDLDQVKVEAAPPDMSKYMDPNLYDQATGGSMSTRSDWMRLRQAAAAARIMMVSAAAARWKVDPSTLTVERGIIHNPLTKAQFTFAEIAPEAATQAVPTDIKLKEPSEFRLIGTRARRVDTATKVNGAAIYGIDIRRPGMKFATLAMSPVKGGTIASMDEKAGRAIPGVVDIVRSGNDAIAVIAEHMWAAKQGLDALAITWDNGPNGTVTLESIVAKMDEASKVQGVVIRNEKSAEAAIEKAKTKLSAIYQSPFLSHAPLEPLNCTLHIRADGAELWVGTQVPVRAQKAVADAIGLAPEKVVVHNQLMGGAFGRRLDVDSIEIAAKLLKDIRYPVKMVWTREQDMTHDYYRPYYYDRVAAGLDDSGKLAGRTHRVTGSSIYARWAAAAFKNGIDPDAVDCAAETPYDEDAVLADYVRQEPDGMNTSWWRGVGPTHNVFVIESFVDEMANATRQDPLEFRRRMLGRNPRALAVLNLAAEKAGWGQKLPKGRGQGISLQFAFGSYLAHILEIDVAADGSIGLIRSVIAVDCGITINPDTVLAQMQGGIIFGLSAAMFNRITLTDGAVDQTNFDTYRVMRINEVPKVEVYQIHNNEAPGGVGEAATAAAAGALANAIFAATGKRFRSLPLADAMGA
- a CDS encoding RNA-directed DNA polymerase, with the protein product MSDYSQKGDDPEYSLSAAFWEKGQALGFPIQFDLVLKHLRQDMRDDWYFDCLQYDDLFKNPDEAKHIVLSLLQEWNGVYLGTRSVVRNIPKKGYGERYGLETDFFDRFVYQAICTFLIPYYDSLLSHRVLSYRYDPAPQSSKYLFKNKIDRWFTFEGVTLTFARSNRHLLVTDLSNFFENISRAQIIAALERAIPEIVATGPEKLHIRNAISTLDRLLGQWTFSRDHGLPQNRDASSFLSNILLSSVDCEMAKKGYDYYRYVDDIRVLADSEIHARRALQDIIRELRKVGLNINASKTEILPPDVPQEKLVAYFPSQDSATTAINQMWQSRSRRIVTRSVEYIFGILNSCIEAGDTQTRQFRFAVNRVAQIVESGLFDVGDALSATLLDTLSRSLSEHAVSTDQYCRLISTLDRDGQCLPALEEFLLADERAIHDWQNYNIWMLLGSRRHRSDRLVDLAARKLLEDIRTGEAAAILIWLRCVNETELIRGCIEKFNELPYQNARYLLIASSVLHKEDLKPLHGHVPIYLKGTGPRAERHTSEDGLPFAKREAPDLLNLVNEVSEYD
- a CDS encoding ATP-binding protein, with translation MTISKIHIENIRGFEKVSLTVNLRPNCTNILVAPNGFGKSSISTAFNCARGSKLNIDEKDKHKKKDAAVSRLSIECDGKTLHANSNLNEISGEFDIHVIKSNIEPKAKLPKINGVTIAKPYLEIPSLDLGPMFEKEKINFDINNYKPLFGDNSKVVPNLSTRCDDELLRSELLSVITSIDKLKQKKSSDLFEEMIEMVKGLEGTKASISDKVAAEYARKFDELPYLKAVFDLVMKHGQGNTWLDSAIICYILKDLSGSDRPNLKKWLQYAVYSRRLKSLKDFIGDINGAWVTAEIKETKGRVLVAFPDASSLSNGQRDLLYFGCNLLRTRETTSTRPCILLIDEVFDYLDDANIVVAQYFMSKLIDTYRAEGRQIYICLLTHLDPVYFKGYALKRQQTVYLGDTTQKISETMRKVIVHRDDTCWAADLSRHFLHYHPDDCDISEIFNSTYGIPKKHGKSHGFYAFLKEEWDKCVAGGGSYDPFAVCAYVRVQIERCTYSKIQNQPERERFLLECNGTANKLEFAESIGILVPEACLLLGVVYNDALHRKGAIDQSSTIALKLRNLGLQSMMKQAINW
- the tehA gene encoding dicarboxylate transporter/tellurite-resistance protein TehA is translated as MNLIPSTDAKPPDEPATIAIPVIPAAAFGIVLGLGGMANAWRAAEHLWHVPALAGQSIALFAIAVWILLLIGYAWKWFYLRQKALSEIEHPVHCCFVGLIGVSTMLVAALCLPYSSNVAHLLFWFGAVWTVLFAVWRTGGLWAGGREPTATTAVLYLPTVAGSYVVAIAGAPLGYSDIAQLAFGAGFFSWLAIESVLLNRLLTAPSLAEPLRPTIGIQLAPPAVGAVAYLSATSGAPDMLAHAMLGYALLQLLLMIRTLPWVMHQPFTAAYWAYSFGLTALATAMIRMADRGDAGIVADLAFPIFVSVNLAIALLVVMSLSAFVRGKLFPT